The Candidatus Bathyarchaeia archaeon genome contains a region encoding:
- the thpR gene encoding RNA 2',3'-cyclic phosphodiesterase, with translation MPETIRSFIAFDIEDSSVLENITKVQRILAGTGADLKFVEPQNIHITLRFLGNITPPMVNRIYEGMCKVQFTPFIVKIQGLGAFPNQRNPRVIWAGIRDGALQLRGIFEQLEPFLRSLGFAPDPKGFSPHLTIARVRSGRNKAQLAKCLMENMNLEFGTVKANCLRLKRSDLTPKGPIYTTLREYCPQG, from the coding sequence ATGCCTGAAACCATAAGGAGTTTTATAGCCTTCGACATTGAGGATTCTAGTGTTCTAGAAAACATTACGAAAGTACAGAGGATTTTGGCTGGAACTGGCGCGGATTTGAAGTTTGTTGAACCTCAGAACATTCATATAACCTTGCGTTTTCTGGGCAACATCACACCCCCAATGGTGAATAGAATTTACGAGGGGATGTGTAAAGTTCAGTTTACACCTTTTATTGTGAAGATTCAGGGTTTGGGCGCCTTTCCAAACCAGCGGAACCCGAGGGTTATCTGGGCTGGGATTAGGGATGGAGCCCTCCAGCTTCGAGGAATCTTCGAGCAGCTGGAGCCTTTCCTTCGAAGCTTGGGGTTTGCTCCAGACCCAAAGGGGTTCAGCCCTCACTTGACGATTGCCCGTGTAAGGTCTGGACGCAACAAGGCGCAGCTTGCCAAGTGTCTGATGGAGAACATGAACCTCGAGTTTGGAACCGTGAAGGCTAACTGTTTGAGGCTTAAGAGAAGCGACTTAACGCCTAAGGGACC